ATCCTCGCCCGCCTGTTCCAGGGTGGCACGGTTGAGCAGCGCGCCCAGCGGCTCGCGGGTGCTGTCGCAGATCCACAGCGCACCGGATTCGTCGTAGTCGAAGTGGAAGCCGCCGGAGCGCGCCGCCACCCACAACTGGCGCAGGGCCGGCTGGCGACTGAGGATCAACTGGGTACCGTTCTCGAAACGCACAGTCAGCACGCCGCCGGAGTTCTCCAGGTCGACATCCAGATCGCTGTCGTCGAAGGCGTCCTCCACCGTTACCTGTACGGCATCCACCAGATCATGGAAGCGGGCTTCGCTCAAAGTGCTCATTCGTCGTCCTCGGTGTCGGTCAAAGGCGCCAGTTTACGCCGGTATTGGCCCAGACTCTGCCCCGTCCAGCGGCGGAATGCCCGCGACAACGAGCCGGCCTCGCTGAAACCCAGCAAGTAGGCGAGATCGGCGGAGTCCAGCGCGGGGTCGCGCAGGTAGTGCAGCACCAGTTGCTGGCGGGTTTCGTCCACCAGTTGGCTGAAGGAGAGGCCGGTGTCGCGCAAGCGGCGCTGCAGGGTTCTCGGGCTCAGCGCAAGGGCCTGCGCCAGACGTTCGAGATCGACGCCCTGTTCC
The Pseudomonas triclosanedens DNA segment above includes these coding regions:
- the cyaY gene encoding iron donor protein CyaY, with the protein product MSTLSEARFHDLVDAVQVTVEDAFDDSDLDVDLENSGGVLTVRFENGTQLILSRQPALRQLWVAARSGGFHFDYDESGALWICDSTREPLGALLNRATLEQAGEDVEFPGV